A stretch of the Gracilinanus agilis isolate LMUSP501 chromosome 4, AgileGrace, whole genome shotgun sequence genome encodes the following:
- the HBS1L gene encoding HBS1-like protein isoform X4 — translation MARHRNVRGYNYDEDFEDDDLYGQSVEDDYCISPSTAAQFIYSRRDKPPSFVEPVEEYDYEDTKESTNSVSNHQLSGIDQARLYSCLDHMREVLGNDVSDQKLIEAVLQNKFDVQKALAMVLDQDKKQAMSEDAVSVGKATKGVLFCSSEVSTDNVQSFFPSSVNHSGCSNTPFEFCDSIPKDGLSCNSSVILSHHLLHKKKKLDRPHSDKKLESCKSSKELSLADLINDMPHDSFYESHNSQPAVKFSSKSDLESLILDSVDGKLLEADSSESPSLDNSEYKGGPDLKPLMQTKIFDSSLSVESSLQPSVQNIPIQNNLGSIGNSFYLNNTLENMTLDNNISHIQNKKAELFGSVLSARQCSKKHNLENDWVHFSKCENPSLTELFQEHKENNPNQYFSLSDLCNQSSASFSDMNLGSTPLSQITQYQSSTGIPELTGSLSSLAFSKASPTRDLENLSLSDLIAESINEVDKSQIIKDSSMLNVPEIKSSAVDSNIDLSVLIKTPEIFPKPIENQSNILIPGAKVPSSKLVKTSNFSKENKKNKKGYITRKPAFSLSWTKALAARPSAFASTLCLRYPPKTCKRHNFDLYKTFLYSRQVQEVKDKEIGPLKVITPFDFKSASPDDIVKANQKKAFTRE, via the exons ATGGCTCGGCACAGGAACGTCCGAGGCTACAACTACGATGAAG attttgAAGATGATGATCTCTATGGCCAGTCTGTAGAGGATGATTATTGTATTTCTCCATCAACAG CTGCTCAGTTTATTTACTCAAGACGTGACAAACCACCATCATTCGTTGAGCCAGTAGAAGAATATGACTATGAAGATACAAAAGAATCTACAAACTCTGTTTCTAATCACCAGCTTAGTGGGATTGAtcaag CTCGTCTTTATTCATGCCTTGATCACATGAGAGAGGTACTTGGAAATGATGTCTCAGATCAGAAACTGATTGAAGCAGTGCTACAGAACAAATTTGATGTGCAGAAAGCATTAGCAATGGTGCTTGATCAAGATAAAAAGCAGGCCATGAGTGAGGATGCTGTCTCTGTGGGAAAGGCAACAAAAG GAGTCTTATTTTGTTCATCTGAAGTATCGACTGATAATGTTCAAAGCTTTTTTCCTTCGTCAGTAAATCACTCAGGGTGCAGTAACACCCCTTTTGAGTTTTGTGACTCAATACCTAAAGATGGATTATCTTGTAATTCTTCAGTTATATTGAGTCACCATTTacttcataaaaaaaagaaacttgacaGGCCTCACAGTGATAAGAAACTAGAATCATGTAAGTCATCAAAAGAGCTGTCATTAGCTGACCTAATTAATGATATGCCACATGATTCATTTTATGAATCTCATAACAGTCAGCCAGCAGTTAAATTTTCATCTAAAAGTGACCTTGAAAGTCTCATTTTAGATAGTGTAGATGGTAAATTATTGGAAGCTGATTCATCTGAGTCTCCCTCCTTAGATAATTCTGAGTACAAGGgaggaccagatttgaaaccattaatgcaaacaaaaatatttgacaGTTCTTTGTCTGTTGAAAGTAGTTTACAACCCAGTGTTCAGAACATTCCAATACAGAACAACTTGGGAAGTATTGGTAATTCTTTTTACTTAAATAATACATTAGAAAACATGACCCTTGATAACAATATAAGTCACATTCAGAATAAAAAGGCAGAATTATTTGGAAGTGTCCTTTCAGCTCGACAGTGTTCCAAGAAACATAATTTAGAAAATGACTGGGTACATTTTTCCAAATGTGAAAATCCATCTCTCACTGAACTATTTCaggaacacaaagaaaataacccaaaccaatatttttctttatctgatcTTTGTAACCAGTCTTCTGCCAGTTTTTCAGATATGAATTTGGGATCCACACCATTGTCACAAATAACTCAGTATCAGTCTTCCACTGGAATACCAGAATTAACAGGATCTCTGTCATCCTTGGCATTTTCTAAGGCTTCTCCTACTAGAGACCTTGAAAATTTGTCACTTTCTGATTTAATTGCAGAATCTATTAATGAAGTAGATAAATCTCAAATTATAAAAGATTCCTCTATGTTGAATGTACCTGAAATAAAGTCTTCTGCAGTAGATTCAAATATTGATCTAAGTGTCCTTATAAAAACCCCAGAGATCTTTCCAAAGCCTATAGAAAACCAGTCAAATATCTTAATACCAGGAGCTAAAGTTCCAAGTTCTAAGCTAGTGAAAACTTCCAATTTCtccaaagagaataagaaaaacaagaaaggcTATATTACTAGAAAACcagctttctctctttcttggacAAAGGCCCTTGCTGCTAGACCATCAGCTTTTGCTTCAACACTGTGTCTTCGATATCCGCCGAAAACCTGCAAGAGACATAACTTTGACCTCTATAAGACTTTTCTTTACAGTAGACAAGTTCAAGAAGTAAAGGACAAAGAAATAGGTCCTCTCAAAGTAATAACACCATTTGACTTCAAATCCGCGTCCCCTGATGATATTGTGAAGGCTAATCAAAAGAAAGCTTTTACTAGAGAATAG